From Alosa sapidissima isolate fAloSap1 chromosome 7, fAloSap1.pri, whole genome shotgun sequence, the proteins below share one genomic window:
- the mfsd4ab gene encoding major facilitator superfamily domain-containing protein 4B yields the protein MFIEERILTLFKRNWQHTLTYWSVFFSFGLCIAFLGPTILDLQCQTQSTLQQITWVFFSQQFCLLIGSSIGGVFKKTLFSALCALFVSSLMISVIFAIIPFCYNVLILAIAMAVTGLAMGVIDTIANIQLVSIYQKDSAVFLQALHFFIGFGALVSPLIADPFLSERCGNRTGGEESLHFHRSSVYNIRTFNTSTATPPLAHEEESIVSYAFWIMAVINLPVPIAVLVLMYLEKLIPCCPGSKSRLLDKDELSMETQGTEAAPAPEPQHPAQQEDDVGGHGDLFSCCRNGNLSGLPPSFFGIHILGGIVLFMTDGIVGAYAGFVYTYAVAPPMSLTPKTAGYLASLFWAAITAGRLVSIPLAYRFQPVRLLMVNLAGVIVTVLLLLLLYTSSTFLFVGTCLLGLFLSSIFPCMLAYTEDVLEYQGCATTVLVTSAGLGEMVLQVVVGSIIHTAGSYSFLLCGMIIGCIGFIVFFALLLCHRLHRNYLTGTSKKTAMVEEPSSEKNEERT from the exons ATGTTTATAGAGGAACGTATTTTAACGCTTTTCAAAAGGAACTGGCAGCACACCTTGACCTACTGGAGTGTGTTCTTCAGCTTTGGACTATGTATTGCCTTCTTGGGCCCCACCATTCTAGATCTACAATGCCAAACACAGTCAACACTCCAGCAAATTACCTGGGTGTTTTTCTCACAGCAATTTTGCCTTCTTATCGGCAGTTCCATTGGGGGTGTTTTCAAGAAAAC GCTTTTCAGTGCCCTGTGTGCACTCTTCGTGTCCTCCCTGATGATCTCGGTCATTTTTGCCATAATCCCTTTCTGCTACAACGTGCTGATCCTGGCCATAGCCATGGCCGTCACTGGCTTGGCAATGGGGGTGATTGACACCATAGCAAATATCCAGCTAGTGTCCATTTACCAGAAGGACTCTGCTGTCTTCCTCCAG GCTCTGCACTTCTTCATCGGCTTCGGAGCCCTAGTGAGCCCCCTGATCGCCGACCCCTTCCTGTCTGAGCGCTGTGGAAACCGCACCGGCGGAGAGGAGTCCCTGCACTTCCACAGGAGCTCCGTCTACAACATACGGACCTTCAACACCTCCACCGCCACGCCTCCACTGGCACATGAGGAGGAGTCCATCGTCTCCTATGCTTTCTGGATCATGGCTGTTATTAAT CTGCCAGTCCCCATCGCTGTGCTGGTGCTGATGTACCTGGAGAAGCTGATCCCCTGCTGCCCTGGAAGCAAGAGCCGCCTGCTGGACAAGGACGAGCTCTCCATGGAGACGCAGGGAACGGAGGCAGCGCCTGCGCCCGAGCCTCAGCACCCGGCCCAGCAGGAGGACGACGTGGGAG GTCATGGGGACCTCTTCAGCTGCTGCAGAAACGGTAACCTAAGTGGGCTGCCTCCGTCGTTTTTTGGGATCCATATCTTGGGTGGAATCGTGCTCTTCATGACCGATGGAATAGTG GGGGCATATGCAGGTTTTGTGTACACGTATGCCGTGGCCCCCCCGATGTCCCTCACGCCGAAGACCGCGGGGTACCTGGCCAGCCTCTTCTGGGCAGCCATCACAGCAGGCAGGCTGGTGTCCATTCCTCTGGCCTACCGCTTCCAACCTGTGCGGCTTCTAATGGTCAACCTG GCAGGAGTGATCGTGacggtgctgctgctgctcctcctctacACCAGCAGCACGTTCCTGTTCGTGGGCACCTGCCTGCTGGGGTTGTTCCTCAGCAGCATCTTCCCCTGCATGCTGGCCTACACCGAGGACGTGCTGGAGTATCAGG GTTGTGCCACTACAGTTCTGGTAACAAGTGCAGGATTGGGAGAGATGGTTCTTCAGGTGGTGGTTGGATCG ATTATCCATACAGCCGGCAGCTACAGCTTCTTATTGTGTGGGATGATCATCGGCTGTATTGGCTTCatagtcttctttgctctgCTGCTATGCCATCGCCTGCACAGAAACTACCTTACTG GGACGTCTAAAAAAACGGCAATGGTAGAGGAGCCTTCATCAGAAAAGAATGAAGAAAGGACATAA